The genomic stretch TAAATGTGTACTTGCTGATAGCTGAAGTAATCGTCATATTAGAATTTGAAAGAAGTATCGACGTCACATGACCAATTTTTGAAGACAAAACTACCAGTGGCCACACCTCTTGCTGCCGCCACTTTGCCTGCTCTAAATTTGGAGTTAGACACAGGTGCACTTCAATTCTATTCGTTCTGTATTGTATGTTATTTTACTCATTTCTTTGAACATTGTGGTGGTTCCATTTAGTCACTATAACTATTTCCTATTCAGGTTTTCTACCCACCCTGGAAGAATTAAAAGGTTTCCTGAAAGACAGTAGAACACCAAAGGATAATTGGGTTCCTCTTAAGAACACGTCTGCACGATCTATTCTAAAAAAGACTCTCAGTCAAAGAAAGATCAAAAGTAACACTACATTAAGCACCAGCAATGGCGAAGACATAGAGGATTTCACCATGGATTCTGGTACATCAGGAAGGAGAATAATGAATTCAATGTTTGCATCAGAAAACTCACTTGAAGTTAGGGGTGGAACAGATATTACTTTGGATGCCTTGGCCGCCTACCTAAGATACCTGGAAGGCACAGGAAATGCTAGTTGGCAAGAGTATGTATGACCAACTAATTTTTTCCTTCAATCTAATTACAAATATTATATTATCCATACCCATGGTGTGCTTTCACTGGAAATGCTGCCAAGGTCACCACTTTATTTTCCATTTTATGCATGTAATGCAGTCACTGATATTATATTAATTCTTAGAGTTTTCATTGCTGATCTGATTTAACTCTATATCCAGGTTGCATGATAAATTACGCTTAGCTGAAACCAGAGATGGTGCCTCATTCTACACCTTGTTTGGCCCTGCAATTCAACTTGGAGTCATATCCAGGAGGAAAGCTTATAATGATACTATTCAATACGAGAAAGATCGCAATGCTGGTTTTCTATCACCATTTGGGTACTCAACACCTACAGTGAAAGCAGCAGTTGATGCTATATGTTCGATGGAGGTATTATTGTTTTACATCTTTTCTATCTTGTTTCCAATGCCATACCTTTGCTCCATACCAGAACTTTCTTTTGCCTGTAACAATCTATTTGTTTACATGGCAGTGGTATTGGCTCTTGGCATCGAAATCCCAAGTATCTGTCGGGGGAAATTATCCTATAAGAATTTGGAGATGGAAGGGTTATCTTGTACAGGTATTCTTCTTACTTTCCTGTGCTTATGCATCTAAATTTGTCTATGCACACAACTTTATTTATGTCGGCTGGCGCAAAATGCAAATTCCTTATTTCGACCATTTTTTTACAGTATACTTTTCTGTGCTAAGTGTCCAAATTTATCTATGCACACAACTTTATTTATGTTGGTTTCCGCAAATTCGTTATTTCAACCCTTCTCTGCAGTACACCTTTGTTGGCAACGAAGGTCCAGCTGCTCTTCTTGTGCACGGCTTTGGAGCTTTCCTGGAGCATTTTCGTGACAATATAGACAACATTGCTGATATGGGCCAGCGCGTTTGGGCAATTACTCTTGTTGGGTTTGGGAAATCAGAGAAACCAAATGTCAACTATTCAGAACTTTTCTGGTCAGAGTTACTGAGAGACTTTATTATTGATGTTGTGAGGGAGCCTGTTCATCTTGTTGGCAACTCTATTGGAGGTACATGaattatattttaaaattaCTATACAGATGATGGGACATTCATTTCTTGCACAGCACAATATTGGTGAAGTTATAACACAATCCTGATGAAGTCATTCTCATCCTCCAATATCTCAGGCTATATCTGTGCTATTGCTGCTGGTTTATGGCCTTCTCTTGCAAAGTCTCTGGTTCTTTTAAACACAGCTGGTTCAGTTGTTCCAAATTACTCCTTCGTCCCATTGAGTGAAGTAAGGCAACCAATCTTCTTCATCCTATTTATTGTTATGCTTTCTGATTTACTTCTTCTCTGCTGTATGATATTGACAATTCAGTCATACCATGGTTTTATTACAAAAccaaaaatcaatattttatGATATTAATTTGCTGAGCTAATAGATTTATGCATGTGGCTGTCTCGTACATTTTCATGTCCCTGTTGGCTGCAAATGAGATAAAATTGTCCCCTACGAATTGAATTGGTGGGCGGGAAATTTTAATAATCGGTATTCAGGAGCGTTTGTGAGCGCTTCACCTTGAGCTTCAGCTAATCAGTtgtaggggggggggggggggggtactaGTACTCTAGACAGATTAACAATGTTTTTTACCAAATTAATCACTGTTGCTCCGTAGAAACTGCCAACAAAGGGGGGCCACGACCTTTTTGGTCTGCACTATCCTCCGCCCTATGGATACAAAACTGTAGAATCATTTGTAACACTGAAGTGAATCTAGGTGAGGCTTATATTTTGGTGGTCAAGACTCAAGATACATATGATGCTTGCCTTTAAAGAATCGTTCTCAGAAATGATCATTTGAAGTAGTAGAAAACACACAATCTCTGACATTGAACTCTTGTATCTGAAATATATTGTTGTTGCAAACTAAACTCAGTGCTAGTAAATGCAAACACCTGCAGGAAAAACAAACATCATGGCTTTCCAAGTTGCAGGCACAGCTTCTTTTGCTCTTCTTGAGATCAAGAGTAGAAGGCATTCTTAAAGAATATTATCCTACAGTACGTATACTATGAAGTCACTTTTATATTTTCTTTCAATTCAACAGTACCTTTCATTCCTGTGTAATACCATTTCATGTTTAGAGAACGGAACGGGTGGACAAGCCACTTGTGGACCAGATTATAAGAGCTGTATCCTCATATTGCACAGTATAGTTGGCATACATTTAACAGTCTTTAGAAAGTTTCCTTGACAAATAAATCCAGTCTTATGATCCTGGTGCTGCAACAGTTCTTGAGAGTGTATTCAACTTCAATCTTTCAATTCCTCTTAACTTCTTATTTGATTCTTTTGGAGGAAAAATATTAGTTATCCAGGTATGTACCTAATACCATGGACAAATTACACTATTGCCATTGGTGTTTGTTAATGTGTGGGAggttaattttatttttatttgctttcTTTGAAACAAAGGGTATGAAAGATCCCCTTACAAAATCTGAGGCATTTGTTACCATGCTCCGAGAGCATTGCAGCAAGGTTCAAATCAGAGAGTTGAACGCAGGTACCCCCCTCAATCCTAATGTTTTTGCTGATTTCCTTTTAAAGAGTTTTGCAGTTCATTATATTTATCTTTTCATGGTGAATTTAAACAGGTCATGCTCCACATGATGAAGTTCCAGATGAAGTAAATACCTTACTGTTTGAATGGATGAAACAGATTGAAGTAAAACCAGCCCTGGAGAAGACCAAGGCAATATAGGTAACATTTAGAATTCTGGAAGTAAAACCAGCCCTGGTGAATCCATTGGCTGATTGTTTAACATGACCTTCGGAAGCACTTTGGTAACACCTTTTATCAGTGTCCTGCTAGCAATTATTTAAGTGAACCTGTACATAACTGTGTATGTATACCACTTTTGACTTTTAAGCTTTGCCATCTGGCAGTTAATATTGAGATGAAACATACATGCGATCaagagaagaaataaaaaatgttTGTGCATGTTTCTGGGTAAGTTAGCAGATGTGAGATGCAATTTACCGTTGCGGAGAACTTGATATGATTCTTACTTAGGGCCAGTTTGGATAGATGACTAGAGCCAATCTCTATCGATTGGGAAGGAAGATTGGGTCTGGTCCCCTTAATAGTTTGACCCCATTGTGCCAATAATGTTTAATCATGCTACTTTTGTACTTGCATTCGATGTACTAAACTTGTTTTATTGGGACAGCATAGCATCACACAATTAATTATTGTCTTATGCCAATTGGTGCTTTCTCTTGTCCTTTATGTGCAAATTTCTTAAGAGAAGCTAACTGTAATCACCTCATCCAACTATTCTCCTGCAAGGTGAGTTGTTGGAGCTTTTATTGGAGTGCATTAGTACTCATTTGTTGCAGTACTGAATAAGATGGAAGCCCTAACCCTCCATATTTGGTCTtggttcaaagttcaaacctgGAACCAAAGCAAGTGGATGCCTGGATCCACATAAGACTTGAGCAAAACTTCTGCATCAGCACATGCGATATGTTTGATGCAAAATATTACAAGTGACATGTTTTAGTTCCCACTATCCAAGTTGGTCGTGTTAATCAGAAGACA from Setaria italica strain Yugu1 chromosome II, Setaria_italica_v2.0, whole genome shotgun sequence encodes the following:
- the LOC101767929 gene encoding uncharacterized protein LOC101767929 isoform X1, with product MALLALRLGPLLPAPPHRRRGLRNRCQGRIVASNATTPVRDGGAAAVVWFKHDLRIDDHPGLTAAVAEPRRPVVPLYVFDRRILAGYSDKMLELLLFALKDLKMALKSQESDLLIGLGNAEDVVLKLVNEVQAGLIFTEEEVEYRVRSVLVNVESSLSNGSFSWGSPPKIVAWSAPLYGYKNLKEVSTSHDQFLKTKLPVATPLAAATLPALNLELDTGFLPTLEELKGFLKDSRTPKDNWVPLKNTSARSILKKTLSQRKIKSNTTLSTSNGEDIEDFTMDSGTSGRRIMNSMFASENSLEVRGGTDITLDALAAYLRYLEGTGNASWQELHDKLRLAETRDGASFYTLFGPAIQLGVISRRKAYNDTIQYEKDRNAGFLSPFGYSTPTVKAAVDAICSMEWYWLLASKSQVSVGGNYPIRIWRWKGYLVQYTFVGNEGPAALLVHGFGAFLEHFRDNIDNIADMGQRVWAITLVGFGKSEKPNVNYSELFWSELLRDFIIDVVREPVHLVGNSIGGYICAIAAGLWPSLAKSLVLLNTAGSVVPNYSFVPLSEEKQTSWLSKLQAQLLLLFLRSRVEGILKEYYPTRTERVDKPLVDQIIRASYDPGAATVLESVFNFNLSIPLNFLFDSFGGKILVIQGMKDPLTKSEAFVTMLREHCSKVQIRELNAGHAPHDEVPDEVNTLLFEWMKQIEVKPALEKTKAI
- the LOC101767929 gene encoding uncharacterized protein LOC101767929 isoform X2, producing MRSLCKVQAGLIFTEEEVEYRVRSVLVNVESSLSNGSFSWGSPPKIVAWSAPLYGYKNLKEVSTSHDQFLKTKLPVATPLAAATLPALNLELDTGFLPTLEELKGFLKDSRTPKDNWVPLKNTSARSILKKTLSQRKIKSNTTLSTSNGEDIEDFTMDSGTSGRRIMNSMFASENSLEVRGGTDITLDALAAYLRYLEGTGNASWQELHDKLRLAETRDGASFYTLFGPAIQLGVISRRKAYNDTIQYEKDRNAGFLSPFGYSTPTVKAAVDAICSMEWYWLLASKSQVSVGGNYPIRIWRWKGYLVQYTFVGNEGPAALLVHGFGAFLEHFRDNIDNIADMGQRVWAITLVGFGKSEKPNVNYSELFWSELLRDFIIDVVREPVHLVGNSIGGYICAIAAGLWPSLAKSLVLLNTAGSVVPNYSFVPLSEEKQTSWLSKLQAQLLLLFLRSRVEGILKEYYPTRTERVDKPLVDQIIRASYDPGAATVLESVFNFNLSIPLNFLFDSFGGKILVIQGMKDPLTKSEAFVTMLREHCSKVQIRELNAGHAPHDEVPDEVNTLLFEWMKQIEVKPALEKTKAI